In Sulfuricaulis sp., the following proteins share a genomic window:
- a CDS encoding bifunctional protein-serine/threonine kinase/phosphatase yields MSENQLEVRFGQASEQGRRETNDDFASIRVYNGSVHTVVAAIADGVSGAGGRPAAETTVRGFLDGFQGEPATLTVERAASRVLAALNRWVHAQGQQDVLRRGMLTTFTAAILRGRRLHSVHVGDTRTYRLRDGVLTLLTRDHTRDHPDMRHVLVRAVGLEESVRADYSAWDLIPHDRYLLCCDGVHATLKNDRLQQLLVERTAPDEVASRIVTAALEAGSHDNATAVVLDVLAVPAADRLDLEALVADLPILELPKVGETVDGFQLEEQVSDGRYSRLFRAEDTVSQREVIVKFPHPRVIAEAAYRNAFVREAWVASQVRSPYISEVIELPIGRQTRLYSVMPFYKGETLEQRLKRAPRVALEEGVRIGILLAKAVYALNRRYIVHRDIKPDNVMLATDGSLRLLDLGVARLPGLEAAPDEAIPGTPSYMAPELFDGQAGDERSDLYALGVTLYRLFSGHYPYGEVEPFSRPRFTKRIPLSQYRPDLPAWLDALLERATAVDPAQRLGDAMELAIELEHSLAHAPRVVVQRQSFYERNPLRFWKIVSLLLLLALLISLALN; encoded by the coding sequence ATGAGCGAGAACCAGCTCGAAGTCCGGTTCGGCCAGGCGAGCGAGCAGGGACGGCGCGAAACCAACGACGATTTTGCCTCCATCCGCGTGTACAACGGCAGTGTCCACACTGTTGTGGCCGCGATTGCTGACGGCGTGAGCGGCGCCGGTGGCAGGCCAGCCGCTGAAACTACAGTGCGCGGTTTTCTCGACGGCTTTCAGGGCGAACCGGCCACGCTTACGGTGGAGCGTGCCGCCAGCCGTGTGCTCGCCGCGTTGAACCGCTGGGTGCATGCCCAAGGCCAGCAGGATGTCCTGCGACGCGGCATGTTGACTACTTTTACTGCCGCCATTCTGCGCGGCCGGCGTCTGCACTCCGTGCATGTCGGCGACACACGCACTTACCGATTACGCGATGGCGTGCTCACGCTCCTGACCCGCGACCACACCCGTGACCATCCGGATATGCGGCACGTGCTGGTGCGTGCCGTGGGGTTGGAGGAAAGCGTGCGTGCCGATTACAGCGCCTGGGATTTGATCCCGCACGATCGCTATCTGCTGTGCTGTGACGGTGTTCATGCCACGCTCAAGAACGACCGCTTGCAGCAATTGCTGGTGGAGCGCACCGCGCCGGACGAAGTGGCGAGCCGCATTGTGACCGCGGCGCTTGAGGCCGGCAGTCACGACAACGCCACGGCCGTGGTGCTCGATGTCCTCGCGGTGCCGGCCGCTGACCGGCTCGACCTCGAAGCGCTGGTAGCCGATCTGCCAATTCTGGAGTTGCCCAAGGTGGGGGAGACGGTGGACGGGTTCCAACTCGAGGAGCAGGTATCGGACGGCCGCTACAGCCGGCTGTTCCGCGCCGAGGACACCGTGAGCCAGCGCGAAGTGATCGTGAAGTTTCCGCACCCGCGCGTGATCGCGGAGGCCGCCTACCGCAACGCCTTTGTGCGCGAGGCTTGGGTGGCCTCGCAGGTGCGCAGCCCCTATATCAGCGAGGTGATCGAGCTTCCCATCGGACGCCAAACACGACTGTATTCGGTGATGCCGTTTTACAAGGGGGAGACGCTCGAACAACGTCTCAAGCGCGCACCGCGCGTGGCGCTCGAAGAGGGTGTGCGCATCGGCATATTGCTGGCCAAGGCGGTGTATGCGCTTAACCGGCGTTACATCGTACACCGCGATATCAAACCGGATAATGTCATGCTCGCGACCGATGGCAGTCTGCGATTGCTGGATCTGGGTGTGGCGCGCCTGCCGGGACTGGAGGCAGCACCGGACGAAGCCATCCCCGGCACGCCGAGTTACATGGCGCCGGAATTGTTCGACGGCCAGGCGGGTGACGAGCGCTCCGATCTCTACGCGCTCGGCGTCACGCTCTATCGCCTGTTCAGCGGTCACTATCCGTATGGCGAGGTCGAGCCCTTCTCGCGCCCGCGTTTCACGAAGCGCATACCACTCAGTCAGTATCGCCCCGACCTGCCGGCTTGGCTGGATGCGTTGCTGGAGCGCGCCACCGCCGTCGATCCGGCGCAGCGACTGGGCGATGCCATGGAACTCGCCATTGAGCTCGAGCACAGCCTGGCGCACGCGCCGCGTGTCGTGGTACAGCGCCAGTCATTTTACGAACGCAATCCACTGCGCTTCTGGAAGATTGTTTCGCTGTTGCTTCTTTTGGCATTGCTGATTTCGCTCGCGTTGAATTAA
- a CDS encoding NarK/NasA family nitrate transporter, with product MNWREFKQAGHWPTLLAAFLYFDVSFMVWVVLGPLSLYLTQDLGLTIEEKFSVVAIPILAGALLRVPLGMLADHIGPKLTGSLAQMIVIVGMAYVWIFGLHSKLEVELLGVVLGLAGASFAVALPQASRWYPPKYQGVVLGIAGAGNMGVVLDSLFVPWMAEHWGWQSVFGVLLIPLGIVLVLYMLMAKDAPETRAPVTWVNYANVLRDRDTWWFMFFYSITFGGFVGLGNALPLYFTNWYHTSGIAAGLMAALVVMAGSMARPIGGILADRFGGIRTLELLFVVVALAYMTVAMLPQGPAPVVVGDAKVAGWSLAELPGMAWLAVAVFFLGATALGAGNGSVFQLVPLRFRNEIGVMTGLVGAAGGLGGFFLAKALGISKGMTGSFMGGFTVFAGLAVIGLFGLMAVKTRWRTTWGAVSGAQV from the coding sequence ATGAATTGGCGGGAGTTCAAACAGGCAGGCCACTGGCCGACATTGTTGGCGGCGTTTCTGTATTTCGATGTCAGCTTCATGGTCTGGGTGGTGCTGGGGCCGTTGTCTCTGTATCTCACTCAGGACCTCGGGCTTACGATTGAGGAAAAATTCAGCGTAGTGGCGATTCCGATTCTGGCCGGCGCGCTGCTGCGCGTGCCGCTCGGCATGTTGGCGGATCATATTGGCCCCAAGCTCACCGGCAGTCTGGCGCAAATGATTGTGATCGTCGGTATGGCCTATGTCTGGATTTTCGGTTTGCACTCCAAACTGGAAGTCGAACTGCTCGGCGTGGTGCTCGGTCTCGCCGGCGCCAGTTTCGCGGTTGCGCTGCCGCAGGCCTCGCGCTGGTATCCGCCAAAATACCAGGGCGTGGTCCTGGGCATCGCTGGTGCCGGCAACATGGGCGTGGTGCTTGATTCCCTGTTCGTGCCGTGGATGGCCGAGCACTGGGGCTGGCAGTCGGTGTTCGGCGTGTTGCTGATTCCACTGGGCATCGTACTGGTGCTGTACATGCTGATGGCCAAAGATGCACCGGAAACGCGTGCGCCGGTGACATGGGTGAACTATGCGAATGTATTGCGCGACCGCGATACCTGGTGGTTCATGTTCTTCTACTCCATCACCTTCGGTGGCTTCGTGGGTCTCGGCAATGCGTTGCCGCTGTATTTCACCAACTGGTATCACACCTCCGGTATCGCCGCCGGCCTGATGGCGGCGCTGGTGGTGATGGCCGGATCGATGGCACGTCCCATCGGTGGCATATTGGCCGACCGGTTTGGCGGTATCCGTACCCTGGAGTTGTTGTTTGTGGTGGTCGCGCTCGCTTACATGACGGTGGCCATGTTGCCGCAGGGACCGGCGCCCGTGGTGGTGGGCGATGCCAAGGTGGCCGGTTGGTCACTTGCCGAGCTGCCGGGCATGGCATGGCTGGCCGTGGCGGTGTTTTTTCTCGGCGCGACCGCGCTCGGTGCGGGCAACGGCTCGGTGTTTCAGTTGGTACCGCTGCGGTTCCGTAATGAAATTGGCGTCATGACCGGGCTCGTCGGCGCTGCCGGCGGACTCGGCGGATTCTTTCTCGCCAAGGCGCTCGGCATTTCCAAGGGCATGACCGGCAGTTTCATGGGCGGATTCACGGTGTTCGCCGGCCTGGCGGTCATCGGCCTGTTCGGCCTCATGGCGGTCAAGACGCGCTGGCGCACAACGTGGGGCGCTGTGTCAGGAGCACAAGTATGA